Proteins encoded in a region of the Bacillus sp. T3 genome:
- the dat gene encoding D-amino-acid transaminase encodes MSIAILNGEFVERNQAKVDIEDRGYQFGDGIYEVIRVYNGHMFASQMHLDRLLECAEKINLVLPFSISEIEQKLTALIEKNQLDSGIVYLQFSRGVSARNHAFPAPTTVASFVAYTKKLERPIKTIKHGARAVLVEDIRWHHCDIKSLNLLGNLLAKQKAVESGCEEAVLHRGENITEGSSSNISIIKNGVLYTHPADQYILNGITRQVMLSLCKNLNLQYEEREFSIEELFAADEVIQTSTTAEITPIVAVSDRVIGTGEPGDFTVRLGELFELEIIRQCGAV; translated from the coding sequence ATGAGCATCGCGATTCTAAATGGTGAATTTGTAGAACGAAATCAAGCGAAAGTAGATATTGAAGATCGGGGCTATCAATTTGGCGACGGAATTTATGAAGTCATCCGTGTTTACAATGGGCATATGTTTGCAAGTCAAATGCATTTAGACCGTCTTTTGGAATGTGCAGAAAAAATAAATTTAGTTTTACCGTTTTCAATATCTGAAATTGAGCAAAAATTAACCGCGTTAATTGAGAAAAATCAGCTAGATTCTGGGATTGTATATTTACAATTTTCACGAGGTGTATCAGCTCGAAATCATGCTTTTCCCGCTCCAACTACAGTTGCATCTTTTGTTGCCTACACGAAAAAGCTAGAACGTCCAATCAAAACCATTAAACATGGTGCAAGAGCAGTTTTAGTGGAAGATATTCGTTGGCACCATTGTGATATTAAAAGTTTAAATCTACTTGGAAATTTACTTGCAAAACAAAAGGCGGTTGAGTCAGGATGTGAAGAAGCGGTGCTCCACCGTGGTGAAAACATTACTGAAGGTAGCTCATCGAACATTTCAATTATAAAAAATGGGGTACTTTACACTCATCCTGCTGACCAATACATACTCAATGGAATTACGAGACAGGTGATGCTCTCCCTTTGTAAGAATCTAAATCTACAATATGAGGAAAGAGAATTTTCTATCGAGGAGTTATTTGCAGCAGATGAAGTTATCCAAACGAGTACAACTGCTGAAATAACTCCAATTGTAGCAGTTTCAGATAGAGTAATTGGAACAGGGGAACCAGGAGATTTTACAGTTCGCTTAGGTGAACTTTTTGAATTAGAAATTATTCGACAGTGTGGAGCTGTTTAA
- the thpR gene encoding RNA 2',3'-cyclic phosphodiesterase has product MVLQRHYFFALSLPEEIKLKLKECCNQLKNSYPFARWVHELDYHITLAFLGQASKEQLNQATELVGQNLHESHSFPLTIDSLGIFGRKETPRIFFGGVQREEMLQEVRNQVFKSCLEAGFKLETRPFHPHITLARKWQGDDKFPYTTFEMEKRLVTSLTFKANQIVLYESHLDREQKYEAIKTFTLND; this is encoded by the coding sequence ATGGTTTTGCAGCGTCATTATTTTTTTGCCTTAAGCCTTCCAGAGGAAATAAAGTTGAAGTTAAAGGAATGCTGTAATCAGCTTAAGAATTCCTACCCTTTTGCAAGATGGGTACACGAATTGGATTATCATATTACGCTTGCCTTTTTGGGACAGGCTTCAAAAGAGCAGCTTAATCAAGCAACAGAACTTGTTGGTCAAAATCTTCATGAAAGCCACTCTTTTCCGTTAACGATTGATTCACTCGGTATTTTCGGGAGAAAGGAAACTCCTAGAATTTTTTTTGGGGGTGTGCAAAGGGAAGAAATGTTACAGGAAGTGCGAAATCAGGTTTTCAAATCGTGTTTAGAGGCAGGCTTTAAGTTGGAAACAAGACCCTTTCATCCCCATATCACCTTAGCACGAAAATGGCAGGGGGATGATAAATTTCCATACACGACATTTGAAATGGAAAAACGATTAGTCACTTCATTAACCTTCAAAGCTAACCAAATTGTACTTTATGAATCTCATCTCGACCGAGAACAAAAATATGAGGCGATAAAAACCTTCACACTTAATGATTAA
- a CDS encoding phosphotransferase family protein, translating to MEHLLGQEWDIVPAGGATGKAFFAQHEEQKLFLKRNSSPFLAVLSAEGLVPKLVWTKRLETGDVITAQQWLNGRELSPTEMNDEKVAKLLRKIHQSEPLKGMLSRLGITPIMPEPFLQIVLNGLDYEQLQHPSVQKSAEFLEKEVKNVQCQKHVVCHGDVNHNNWLLAEDNQLYLIDWDGAMIGDPAIDLGLLLYWYIPKSEWKDWLDLYGMEDSEELKLRMKWYVLAHTLISIHWHKKKARYQEMKRWIDYLDKIL from the coding sequence TTGGAGCATTTATTAGGACAAGAGTGGGACATTGTCCCCGCAGGAGGAGCTACAGGTAAGGCTTTTTTTGCTCAACATGAAGAACAAAAGCTATTTTTAAAGCGAAATTCTTCTCCTTTTCTTGCAGTACTTTCAGCAGAAGGGCTTGTCCCAAAGCTGGTTTGGACGAAGAGGCTGGAAACAGGCGATGTGATTACTGCCCAACAATGGTTAAACGGTCGGGAATTATCGCCAACTGAGATGAATGATGAAAAGGTGGCAAAATTGCTTCGTAAAATTCATCAATCAGAACCACTTAAGGGAATGTTAAGCAGATTAGGGATTACTCCGATCATGCCAGAGCCTTTTTTACAAATTGTTCTGAATGGATTAGATTATGAACAACTACAGCATCCTTCTGTTCAAAAGTCAGCTGAATTTCTGGAAAAAGAGGTTAAGAATGTACAATGCCAAAAGCATGTAGTTTGTCATGGCGATGTCAATCATAACAACTGGCTGCTTGCGGAAGACAACCAGTTGTATTTAATTGATTGGGACGGTGCCATGATTGGAGACCCTGCTATTGATTTAGGATTACTGTTGTATTGGTACATTCCAAAATCTGAGTGGAAAGATTGGCTTGATCTCTATGGTATGGAAGACTCAGAAGAATTGAAACTAAGAATGAAATGGTATGTACTTGCTCATACACTAATATCCATTCATTGGCACAAAAAGAAAGCGCGATACCAAGAAATGAAACGATGGATTGATTATTTAGATAAAATCCTCTAG
- a CDS encoding YtzH-like family protein, which produces MPLNDQDQVNLLKDILSNHQTDCCGSVAECEQLERLIKSLLMNDNINNDVKSVLQEVYNYSQDGIQTSDINQHIETNQGRLSAWVNDINQYT; this is translated from the coding sequence ATGCCTTTAAATGATCAAGACCAAGTAAATTTACTAAAAGACATTTTGAGCAATCATCAGACGGACTGTTGTGGTTCAGTTGCTGAATGTGAGCAATTGGAACGATTAATAAAATCATTATTAATGAATGACAACATAAATAATGATGTGAAATCTGTTCTACAAGAAGTTTATAACTACAGTCAAGATGGAATTCAAACCTCTGATATTAACCAACATATCGAAACTAATCAAGGTCGATTGTCAGCTTGGGTTAATGATATTAATCAATACACCTAG
- the trmB gene encoding tRNA (guanosine(46)-N7)-methyltransferase TrmB yields the protein MRLRNKPWAKDKLEQYPQYVITSPQLLKGEWNNAFELKQPLHIEIGTERGRFITEMAKANPHVNYLGIELQPSVIVTALERVIEADVTNLKLLNANAADVTEYFAKGEVDRVYLNFSDPWPKKRHEKRRLTYKTFLKQYEDILIDQGEIHFKTDNQGLFEYSLTSFSEYGLLLKWVSLDLHNSDFEGNIMTEYEEKFSNKGNRIYRSEVKYR from the coding sequence ATGAGATTACGAAATAAACCATGGGCAAAAGATAAATTAGAACAATATCCTCAGTATGTCATAACTTCTCCTCAATTATTAAAAGGAGAGTGGAATAACGCATTTGAATTAAAACAGCCATTGCATATTGAAATTGGGACCGAAAGAGGACGGTTCATTACAGAAATGGCAAAAGCCAATCCACATGTTAATTACCTTGGGATTGAACTGCAGCCAAGCGTTATCGTAACTGCACTTGAACGAGTTATTGAGGCCGATGTAACGAATTTAAAGTTGTTGAATGCAAATGCTGCAGATGTAACGGAATACTTTGCTAAAGGTGAGGTAGATCGGGTCTATTTGAATTTCTCTGATCCTTGGCCAAAGAAACGTCATGAAAAGCGTCGGCTTACGTACAAAACGTTTTTAAAGCAGTACGAAGATATTCTAATCGATCAAGGTGAAATCCATTTTAAAACGGATAATCAAGGGTTATTTGAATATTCACTGACAAGCTTTTCAGAATACGGCTTGCTATTGAAATGGGTAAGCTTGGATCTTCATAATAGTGATTTTGAAGGAAACATTATGACTGAATACGAGGAAAAATTCTCAAACAAAGGTAATCGTATTTACCGTTCTGAGGTAAAATATCGATAG
- a CDS encoding PepSY domain-containing protein — translation MNWKSFFIGLGSGLIGGLAATYLVSKEYPIKVSPEKVLEQVKTQFKEQGPISGSWINMEAVPYENNHLKYKVYKGGISQNKEDHAIQYEFIADALTGTIISVEQL, via the coding sequence TTGAACTGGAAATCATTTTTCATTGGTCTTGGTTCGGGACTTATTGGAGGTCTTGCTGCTACTTATTTAGTCTCGAAAGAGTACCCTATAAAGGTTTCTCCTGAAAAGGTTCTTGAGCAGGTAAAAACTCAATTCAAAGAGCAAGGCCCTATTAGTGGATCCTGGATTAACATGGAGGCCGTACCGTATGAAAATAATCATCTCAAATATAAGGTATATAAGGGCGGCATCTCACAAAATAAAGAAGACCATGCCATTCAGTACGAATTTATTGCAGACGCATTAACAGGCACGATTATATCGGTTGAACAGCTATAG
- a CDS encoding DUF84 family protein — MKIVIGSKNPAKIEAVKQAFTLKEFNFTAVDVPSGVRPQPFSDDETIKGAVNRANEALIQGSGQIGIGLEGGVHETSYGLFLCNWGALVTSDDEAPIIAGGARILLPEPIALRLREGMELGPVMDEFTKIQNIRKNEGAIGIFTAGMINRADMFTHVTKLLYGQYLYRLNQLK; from the coding sequence ATGAAAATTGTAATAGGTTCAAAAAACCCTGCCAAAATTGAGGCAGTTAAGCAAGCATTCACATTGAAGGAATTTAATTTTACTGCAGTCGATGTGCCATCTGGTGTAAGGCCACAACCATTCAGTGATGATGAGACAATCAAAGGAGCCGTTAATCGTGCAAATGAAGCACTTATACAAGGATCCGGGCAAATCGGAATTGGACTTGAAGGTGGAGTTCATGAAACTTCCTATGGCCTGTTTCTATGCAATTGGGGAGCGCTTGTAACAAGTGATGATGAAGCACCGATAATTGCGGGCGGCGCGCGGATATTATTGCCCGAACCCATTGCTCTACGATTGCGTGAAGGTATGGAGCTAGGTCCAGTGATGGATGAATTTACAAAAATACAGAATATCAGAAAAAATGAAGGGGCGATTGGCATTTTTACGGCAGGAATGATTAACCGTGCTGATATGTTTACCCACGTCACCAAATTGTTATATGGTCAATATTTATATCGATTGAATCAATTAAAATAA
- a CDS encoding thioredoxin family protein: MKKLETYEQFNELRDNGKHIFLFSADWCKDCRMIEPILPEIESKFTDYTFIYTDRDQFIDLCAELDIFGIPSFVAFENGRELGRFVSKDAKTKEEIESFITGLK, encoded by the coding sequence ATGAAAAAATTAGAAACATATGAGCAGTTTAATGAACTACGTGACAATGGTAAACATATATTTTTATTTTCAGCAGATTGGTGTAAGGATTGTCGAATGATTGAGCCGATTTTACCTGAAATAGAATCGAAGTTTACGGACTATACCTTTATTTACACGGATCGTGATCAATTTATCGACCTTTGTGCTGAATTAGATATTTTTGGGATTCCAAGTTTTGTTGCCTTTGAAAATGGTCGTGAGTTGGGGCGTTTTGTCAGTAAGGATGCAAAAACCAAAGAGGAAATCGAAAGCTTTATTACTGGGTTAAAATAA
- a CDS encoding DUF1444 domain-containing protein, producing MDTKKLRRELENRLKHPSRHFIFDREKDQLRIENIRTCQGITVSLLGIIAKWHEQKDAAIDEVVYFVEEGLQAMGKPVSLSGNESKIFPVIRSTSFPTEAKENERFVYDEHTAETRIYYALDQGSSYRLIDESMMKAEGWNLERIRETALFNVRTLPITVKEDVVAGNHFYFVRSNDGYDASRILNQAFLKEMHEKMVGTMAVAVPHQDVLIIADIENNTGYDVLAQMTMSFFASGRVPITALSFLYEENELEPIFILGKNKKV from the coding sequence ATGGATACAAAGAAGCTAAGAAGAGAATTAGAAAACCGATTAAAGCACCCAAGCCGCCATTTTATTTTTGATCGTGAGAAGGATCAGCTTCGGATTGAAAATATTCGTACCTGTCAGGGAATTACCGTGTCCCTCCTGGGTATTATCGCCAAATGGCACGAGCAAAAGGATGCTGCGATTGATGAAGTCGTTTACTTTGTCGAAGAAGGCTTACAGGCAATGGGTAAACCAGTGAGTCTATCGGGAAATGAAAGCAAAATTTTCCCTGTTATTCGCTCAACCTCTTTTCCAACTGAAGCAAAGGAAAATGAGCGCTTTGTTTATGATGAGCATACTGCCGAAACACGGATCTATTATGCGCTTGATCAAGGAAGTTCTTATCGGCTTATTGATGAAAGCATGATGAAGGCTGAAGGCTGGAACTTGGAGCGAATTCGAGAAACTGCCTTGTTCAATGTAAGGACTCTTCCGATAACGGTAAAAGAAGATGTAGTTGCAGGCAATCACTTTTATTTTGTTCGGTCAAATGACGGCTATGATGCTAGTAGGATATTAAATCAAGCATTTTTAAAGGAAATGCACGAAAAAATGGTGGGGACGATGGCTGTAGCGGTACCCCATCAGGATGTTCTAATTATTGCAGATATTGAAAATAATACTGGCTATGATGTTCTAGCACAAATGACGATGAGCTTCTTTGCGAGCGGTCGCGTCCCCATTACTGCGTTATCGTTCTTGTACGAAGAAAACGAGTTAGAACCAATCTTTATTTTAGGTAAAAACAAAAAAGTATAG
- a CDS encoding DNA translocase FtsK — MDWFKRLLHGFKDDSGEPEDLIEYTQHSLPKSKQDQQEGPKDLNARIAYQYPKGRDGFPVVPEVKVQKPNRQSRKENRQPPQQKKQSESTQAPQAQRSQPLRTRLEKLRVVEEPKEIPSFPNFEDKPIQKVKPKKEKIRHGPFRPTEIPSPIYGYGRPRQMKVIEHELTGFIHGIDAYLDEESAVTLETPEVKEMETMMVEQVEVEEPDTLIEQVEEEELDTVVEQAEEEEPDTVVEQAEEEELDTVVEQAEEEELDILIEQVEEEELDTLIEQVEEEEPDTLIEQVEEEELDTVVEQADEEELDTLVAKIVAEKPSTLAEQVAIEKQAEMVAEVIQDEFDTDENVEASMDQETTLQEPVRKSHIPFNVLMLKQDKERLIQSKYRENKPFIAAGSEQEVQEPKAVLEEIVPEQQDTELSEEPIEEKETLLYFPPSENLLSPPIIQEENGEWLQGQEDLLNRTLADFNVGAKVVNVTMGPSVTRFEVQPDPGVKVNKITNLQDDIKLSLAAKDIRIEAPIPGKHTIGIEVPNQTSRPVLISEILNSPEFIHNSSPLTAALGLDISGKPVVTDLRKMPHGLIAWATGSGKSVCINSILTSLMYKADPQDVKLLLIDPKMVELAPYNHIPHLVSPVITDVKAATGALKWAVEEMERRYELFAHTGVREIMRFNELAHEAKQYNNKLPYILIVIDELADLMMVAPADVEEAVCRIAQKARACGIHLIIATQRPSVDVITGLIKANIPTRIAFSVSSQIDSRTIIDIGGAEKLLGRGDMLFLENGSSKPVRLQGTFISDAEIDRVVAHVRDQGDPEYLFEQTELIKKAQVTEEEDELFYEACEFIIEQGVASTSSLQRRFKIGYNRAARLIDMMHANGFISEAKGSKPRDVLITEEELDSFNSSSTIN; from the coding sequence GTGGATTGGTTTAAAAGATTATTACATGGTTTCAAGGACGACTCAGGTGAACCTGAGGATTTAATAGAGTATACACAACATTCATTACCAAAAAGTAAACAAGACCAACAAGAAGGTCCAAAAGACCTCAATGCTAGAATCGCTTATCAATATCCCAAAGGCAGAGACGGGTTCCCTGTTGTTCCCGAAGTAAAAGTCCAAAAGCCAAATCGGCAATCTAGGAAAGAAAATCGGCAGCCACCACAGCAGAAAAAACAGAGTGAAAGCACTCAGGCACCTCAAGCTCAGCGATCTCAACCATTGCGGACTCGATTAGAAAAATTAAGAGTAGTTGAGGAACCAAAGGAGATTCCATCTTTCCCAAACTTTGAAGATAAACCAATACAGAAAGTGAAGCCGAAGAAGGAAAAGATTCGTCACGGTCCGTTTCGTCCAACCGAAATTCCATCACCTATTTATGGTTATGGGAGGCCACGACAGATGAAGGTGATTGAACACGAATTAACTGGTTTCATTCACGGAATTGATGCATATCTAGACGAAGAGAGTGCTGTCACGCTTGAAACACCTGAAGTTAAGGAAATGGAAACAATGATGGTGGAGCAAGTAGAAGTGGAAGAGCCAGATACACTAATAGAGCAGGTAGAAGAGGAAGAGCTAGATACAGTAGTAGAGCAAGCAGAAGAGGAAGAGCCAGATACAGTAGTAGAGCAAGCAGAAGAGGAAGAGCTAGATACAGTAGTAGAGCAAGCAGAAGAGGAAGAACTGGATATACTAATAGAGCAAGTAGAAGAGGAAGAGCTAGATACACTAATAGAGCAAGTAGAAGAGGAAGAGCCAGATACTCTAATAGAGCAAGTAGAAGAGGAAGAACTAGATACAGTAGTAGAGCAAGCAGATGAGGAAGAACTGGATACACTAGTAGCGAAAATAGTCGCGGAAAAGCCTAGCACTCTAGCGGAACAAGTAGCAATAGAAAAGCAGGCTGAAATGGTAGCTGAAGTAATACAAGATGAATTCGACACAGATGAAAATGTTGAAGCAAGCATGGATCAAGAAACAACTTTACAAGAGCCAGTTAGAAAGTCCCATATTCCTTTCAATGTTCTGATGCTCAAACAGGACAAAGAAAGGTTAATCCAGTCTAAATATCGTGAAAACAAACCTTTCATCGCAGCAGGAAGCGAACAGGAAGTTCAAGAACCAAAGGCTGTATTGGAAGAAATCGTTCCTGAACAACAGGATACTGAACTATCAGAAGAACCAATTGAAGAAAAAGAGACTTTGCTCTATTTTCCGCCGTCTGAAAATCTTCTATCCCCTCCAATTATCCAGGAAGAGAATGGAGAATGGCTTCAAGGGCAGGAAGACCTGTTAAATCGAACTTTAGCAGACTTTAATGTTGGTGCAAAGGTTGTTAATGTAACAATGGGGCCATCTGTTACTAGGTTTGAGGTTCAGCCGGATCCTGGGGTAAAAGTAAATAAAATTACGAATTTACAAGACGACATTAAACTTAGTTTAGCTGCTAAGGACATCCGGATTGAAGCTCCGATTCCTGGGAAGCACACAATTGGAATTGAAGTGCCGAATCAAACAAGCCGTCCTGTTTTAATTAGTGAGATATTAAATAGTCCTGAATTCATTCATAATTCGTCACCATTGACGGCTGCATTAGGCCTTGATATTTCCGGTAAACCAGTGGTAACCGACCTTCGGAAAATGCCACATGGCTTAATTGCCTGGGCAACGGGTTCAGGAAAAAGTGTCTGTATTAATTCCATCCTAACAAGTCTCATGTATAAAGCCGATCCGCAGGATGTTAAGCTATTGCTAATTGATCCTAAGATGGTGGAATTAGCGCCATATAATCATATTCCACACCTAGTAAGTCCTGTTATTACCGATGTTAAGGCCGCAACAGGTGCACTTAAGTGGGCGGTTGAGGAAATGGAGCGAAGATATGAGTTATTTGCTCATACTGGCGTTCGTGAAATCATGCGTTTCAATGAGCTTGCACATGAAGCAAAGCAATATAACAATAAGCTTCCTTATATTCTTATTGTAATCGATGAGCTTGCGGATTTAATGATGGTTGCCCCTGCGGATGTAGAAGAGGCAGTCTGTCGAATTGCTCAAAAAGCTAGGGCTTGTGGAATTCATTTAATTATTGCAACGCAACGACCTTCCGTTGATGTTATTACAGGTTTAATTAAGGCGAATATCCCAACAAGAATTGCCTTTTCAGTCTCATCACAAATAGATTCTCGTACAATCATTGATATTGGTGGAGCAGAGAAATTATTAGGAAGAGGAGATATGCTCTTCCTAGAGAATGGATCGTCAAAGCCTGTCCGGCTTCAGGGAACATTTATTTCAGATGCCGAGATAGACCGTGTTGTAGCCCATGTTCGGGATCAGGGGGATCCAGAGTATTTATTTGAGCAGACAGAGCTAATAAAAAAAGCGCAAGTAACGGAGGAAGAAGATGAGCTATTTTACGAGGCCTGTGAATTTATAATTGAGCAAGGTGTTGCCTCTACCTCGAGCCTTCAGCGCCGCTTTAAAATCGGCTACAATCGAGCTGCACGGTTGATTGACATGATGCACGCTAATGGATTTATTTCAGAAGCAAAGGGAAGTAAGCCTAGAGATGTATTAATTACAGAAGAAGAACTTGACTCCTTTAACAGTAGTAGTACAATAAACTAA
- the murC gene encoding UDP-N-acetylmuramate--L-alanine ligase → MTIYHFVGIKGSGMSALAQVLHDTNFQVQGSDVEKRFFTQQALEQSGIKILPFNKENIQPGMTIIAGNAFPDTHEEIQEAMRMGLPIVRYHRFLGDYMQNFTSIAITGAHGKTSTTGLLAHVIQGAKPTSFLIGDGTGKGDRDAEYFVFEACEYRRHFLSYNPDYAIMTNIDFDHPDYFANVEDVFSAFQEMAWQVKKGIIACGDDGHLQKIQAKVPVLFYGFGDDNDYQARNIVKSTDGTSFEVFVRNTYFDRFTIPTFGDHNVLNSLAVIAMCDYEGIDIKIIKEQLLTFSGVKRRFSEKQIGSQIIIDDYAHHPTEIKATIDAANQKYPDREIVAVFQPHTFSRTQTFLSDFADSLNLADKVYLCDIFGSARENHGKLSIADLQAKIPGAELLAEDDTSMLKQHENSVIIFMGAGDIQKFQEAYEQVLAI, encoded by the coding sequence ATGACTATTTACCATTTTGTAGGTATTAAGGGGTCTGGAATGAGTGCGTTGGCACAAGTTCTTCATGATACAAATTTTCAAGTTCAAGGCTCCGATGTCGAAAAGCGCTTTTTTACTCAACAGGCCCTAGAGCAATCTGGAATAAAGATCCTTCCGTTTAATAAGGAGAATATTCAGCCAGGAATGACAATTATTGCTGGAAATGCATTTCCAGATACTCATGAGGAAATTCAAGAAGCAATGAGGATGGGGCTTCCGATTGTAAGATATCATCGCTTTTTGGGCGATTATATGCAAAATTTTACAAGCATTGCTATAACTGGGGCACACGGAAAAACATCTACTACTGGTCTTTTAGCGCATGTCATTCAAGGCGCAAAGCCTACTTCTTTCCTAATTGGAGATGGAACTGGTAAAGGCGACCGTGATGCAGAGTACTTCGTTTTCGAAGCCTGTGAATATAGACGGCATTTCTTATCATACAACCCAGATTATGCAATCATGACGAATATCGATTTTGATCATCCAGATTATTTTGCTAATGTTGAGGATGTTTTTTCAGCATTCCAGGAAATGGCGTGGCAAGTAAAAAAAGGAATTATTGCATGTGGTGATGATGGTCACCTGCAAAAAATCCAGGCAAAGGTTCCCGTTCTATTTTATGGCTTTGGTGACGATAACGATTACCAGGCTAGAAATATTGTGAAATCAACAGATGGTACTAGCTTTGAGGTGTTTGTACGGAATACTTATTTTGATCGTTTTACGATTCCTACTTTTGGCGATCATAATGTTTTAAATTCGTTAGCGGTCATTGCTATGTGTGATTATGAGGGTATCGATATTAAAATAATCAAAGAACAATTATTAACCTTTTCTGGAGTTAAGCGAAGATTTTCAGAGAAACAAATAGGATCACAAATCATTATTGATGATTATGCACACCATCCAACTGAAATCAAAGCAACGATAGATGCTGCTAATCAAAAATATCCTGATCGTGAAATTGTAGCTGTATTCCAACCGCATACATTTTCAAGGACACAGACATTTTTAAGTGATTTTGCTGATAGCCTAAATCTAGCCGATAAGGTATATTTGTGTGATATTTTTGGCTCGGCTCGTGAAAATCATGGAAAGCTTTCAATTGCCGACCTACAAGCGAAAATTCCTGGAGCAGAGCTTTTGGCTGAAGATGACACTTCGATGTTAAAACAGCATGAAAACAGTGTGATTATCTTCATGGGAGCCGGCGATATTCAAAAGTTCCAAGAGGCATATGAACAGGTATTAGCAATATAG
- a CDS encoding DUF948 domain-containing protein, producing MVNILYFSVALIAIAFLILVIYLSKTFKSLQYTLDSVSKTLNGLEKQLDGVMNETTELLKKTNALADDIQEKADSLNSVVHAVKDVGSTIQKFNHSIQTVTNTVDKSVEQNQEKISQIVQWSNAFIELKEKWKNKKQQKADNTPIPIRQRQRDH from the coding sequence GTGGTTAATATTTTATATTTTAGCGTGGCCTTAATTGCCATAGCCTTTCTAATTTTAGTGATTTATTTATCCAAGACATTCAAATCGCTACAATACACGCTTGATAGTGTTTCAAAAACATTAAATGGGTTAGAAAAACAACTTGATGGAGTTATGAATGAGACGACGGAGCTTTTGAAAAAAACGAATGCCTTAGCGGATGATATTCAAGAAAAAGCAGATAGCTTGAATAGTGTTGTACACGCAGTGAAAGATGTAGGGTCTACCATCCAAAAATTCAATCATTCAATCCAAACGGTTACCAATACTGTAGATAAAAGTGTCGAACAAAATCAAGAAAAAATATCGCAAATTGTACAGTGGAGCAATGCCTTCATTGAGTTAAAGGAAAAATGGAAAAATAAAAAGCAGCAAAAAGCAGATAATACTCCAATTCCAATACGCCAGCGACAACGTGATCATTAA
- a CDS encoding YtxH domain-containing protein has translation MGNYLHEETDKGGTKDFLLGAMIGGVIGAAAALWLSPKSGTALRESVTNQTAVIKEKAGNLQLKEKVSDIAQMTKEKTNTLTQTITQQSSEALAKIKGINRGAESEVLDENPNEITDNGGLDSIQKMLEETKKAFDETEKKLNH, from the coding sequence ATGGGAAATTATTTACATGAAGAGACTGATAAGGGCGGTACGAAGGATTTTCTACTTGGAGCAATGATTGGAGGAGTAATTGGAGCGGCAGCAGCTTTATGGCTTTCTCCAAAATCAGGTACAGCCCTTCGCGAATCGGTTACGAATCAAACAGCGGTCATAAAGGAAAAAGCAGGAAACTTGCAGTTAAAAGAAAAGGTTTCCGATATTGCCCAAATGACAAAGGAAAAAACGAACACATTGACCCAAACAATTACCCAACAATCATCAGAAGCTCTAGCAAAAATTAAAGGAATTAATCGCGGTGCAGAAAGCGAAGTTTTAGATGAAAATCCAAATGAAATCACCGACAATGGGGGGTTGGATTCGATTCAAAAGATGCTTGAGGAAACGAAAAAGGCTTTTGATGAGACCGAAAAAAAGCTCAATCATTAA
- the ytxJ gene encoding bacillithiol system redox-active protein YtxJ, producing MQKIDSVEQFDQIIQANEPFVFLKHSVTCPISQAAYEEYVKFTEDHPNFNSYYLTVQDSRPLSNYIAETFQIKHESPQALFFKENGLVWNASHWNITYDALTSAKEKNS from the coding sequence ATGCAAAAAATTGATTCTGTTGAACAATTTGATCAAATAATTCAAGCTAACGAACCTTTTGTTTTTTTAAAGCATAGTGTGACATGTCCAATTAGCCAGGCGGCCTATGAGGAATATGTGAAATTTACGGAGGACCATCCAAATTTCAATAGCTATTACTTAACAGTCCAAGATTCGCGTCCGTTATCCAATTACATAGCAGAAACTTTTCAAATAAAGCATGAATCACCACAAGCATTATTTTTTAAAGAAAATGGGTTGGTATGGAATGCTTCGCATTGGAACATCACTTATGATGCCTTAACATCAGCCAAAGAAAAAAATAGTTAA